A DNA window from Sediminitomix flava contains the following coding sequences:
- a CDS encoding 2'-5' RNA ligase family protein, whose translation MPKDLYFIAIVPPQPIYNQLQELTEECAQKYKSYKALNSPPHITLYMPFHFESDMLSKLTDSLTNFAQNQKDFQISLDGFSTFSPRVIFVAIQENTSLSVLQKQLLDHLKEDLEISNKHFATQNFHPHITILFKDLKPEVFHQAWEELKDQKYEANFLTTSFCLLKHENGKWKLINTFHFK comes from the coding sequence ATGCCCAAAGACTTATATTTTATTGCCATTGTTCCACCACAGCCCATCTATAATCAACTTCAAGAGTTAACAGAGGAATGTGCTCAAAAATATAAAAGTTATAAAGCCCTTAACTCTCCTCCTCATATTACGCTTTATATGCCTTTTCATTTTGAAAGCGATATGCTTTCAAAATTGACTGATTCACTCACTAATTTTGCACAAAACCAAAAGGATTTTCAGATTTCACTTGATGGATTTTCTACTTTTTCGCCTAGAGTTATTTTTGTAGCTATTCAAGAAAATACCTCCTTATCTGTTTTACAGAAACAACTTCTTGATCACTTAAAAGAGGATTTAGAAATTTCTAATAAGCATTTTGCTACTCAAAATTTCCACCCTCACATCACTATTCTTTTCAAAGACTTGAAACCAGAGGTATTTCATCAAGCTTGGGAAGAACTAAAAGATCAAAAGTATGAAGCTAACTTTCTGACGACAAGCTTCTGTTTATTAAAACATGAAAATGGAAAGTGGAAATTGATCAATACTTTTCATTTTAAATGA
- the ubiE gene encoding bifunctional demethylmenaquinone methyltransferase/2-methoxy-6-polyprenyl-1,4-benzoquinol methylase UbiE encodes MAVLPYKDKEASKKEQVADMFNNISPKYDLLNRLLSVGIDIIWRKKAVKLLKKEQPKLILDVATGTCDFAIEALSLNPDKIIGVDISKGMLAEGQKKLEKKNLTNKIELKLGDSERLPFEDNTFDAVTVAFGVRNFENLEKGLADINRVLKPGGTAVVLEFSQPEYFPFKQIYNFYFKNILPFVGNLISKDQSAYTYLPESVEAFPYGEAFNKIMTKVGFQSVLCKTLTFGISSIYVGKK; translated from the coding sequence ATGGCAGTACTTCCATATAAAGATAAAGAGGCGAGTAAGAAAGAGCAGGTTGCAGATATGTTTAACAACATTTCTCCAAAGTACGACCTATTAAACAGACTTCTGAGTGTAGGGATTGACATCATCTGGAGAAAAAAGGCTGTTAAGCTTCTTAAGAAAGAACAGCCAAAGTTAATATTGGACGTTGCCACTGGTACATGTGATTTTGCAATTGAGGCATTATCTTTGAACCCAGATAAAATCATTGGAGTAGACATCTCCAAAGGAATGCTTGCTGAAGGACAGAAAAAACTAGAGAAGAAAAATCTAACAAATAAAATTGAGCTTAAGCTTGGTGACTCTGAGCGTCTTCCTTTCGAGGATAATACTTTTGACGCTGTAACTGTAGCTTTTGGTGTTAGAAACTTCGAAAACCTTGAAAAAGGGCTTGCAGACATCAACCGAGTATTGAAACCAGGTGGAACTGCTGTAGTTCTAGAATTTTCTCAGCCAGAGTATTTCCCATTTAAACAGATTTATAACTTCTATTTCAAGAATATTCTACCTTTCGTTGGTAATCTAATTTCTAAAGATCAATCGGCATATACGTATTTGCCAGAATCTGTAGAAGCATTCCCTTACGGTGAGGCATTCAACAAGATTATGACGAAAGTAGGCTTCCAATCAGTTCTATGCAAAACACTCACTTTTGGAATAAGCTCTATTTACGTAGGAAAAAAATAA
- the porT gene encoding type IX secretion/gliding motility protein PorT/SprT: MTFCFQSVLAQSGLTIFRPKYDERKLHYGFHVGFFNESTNVKFVDDFLSNTLVTEDSLNGIQGKGNAGFSVGFILNYKLQDQWDLRFLPGVSLFERLISYNYPNQVIESSVQNTEINLPILIRYKSKRRRNHRVYIIGGLTPNFQVSTKTDDPPSESFEYKSFNLEATYGIGVDMYMQMFNFVPELRISHGLLNIHKQNDKNPVTDLVDRIYTHKISFILNFEG; the protein is encoded by the coding sequence TTGACTTTTTGCTTTCAAAGCGTTTTAGCACAATCAGGACTGACCATTTTCAGACCAAAGTACGATGAAAGAAAATTGCACTATGGTTTTCATGTTGGCTTTTTTAATGAAAGTACCAATGTGAAATTTGTAGACGATTTTCTTTCCAATACTTTGGTAACAGAAGATTCATTGAATGGCATTCAGGGAAAAGGGAATGCTGGTTTTTCTGTTGGGTTTATCTTGAACTACAAACTTCAAGATCAATGGGATTTACGCTTCTTACCAGGAGTTTCACTCTTTGAACGCTTGATTAGCTATAATTATCCAAATCAGGTGATTGAATCGAGTGTCCAAAACACAGAAATAAATTTACCTATTCTTATACGCTACAAGTCAAAACGTAGAAGAAATCACAGAGTTTATATCATTGGTGGTCTAACTCCTAACTTCCAAGTAAGTACAAAAACCGATGATCCGCCTTCGGAATCATTCGAGTATAAATCCTTCAATCTTGAAGCAACTTATGGTATAGGGGTCGATATGTATATGCAGATGTTCAACTTTGTACCAGAGCTAAGAATCTCTCATGGTCTATTGAATATTCATAAACAAAATGATAAAAACCCTGTTACAGACCTTGTAGACCGTATCTATACCCATAAAATTTCATTTATCCTCAATTTTGAAGGGTAA
- a CDS encoding DASH family cryptochrome, giving the protein MPQQRIIYWFRNDLRLHDQPILNSLPKDTSLLPIYCFDPRHYALTSHGYLKTGIFRAQFILESVWELKESLLMAGSDLYIAIGKPEEVIPEILHTWQADIIYTQKEYTEEEIIVENNLKDKMTEDNLHTQLEFLHQKTLFSNSTINTLLSDLPTSLEDFIDKVNNDTILIQKAIEAPENLPQIPLQYAYSDLPELEGFGLFPQSPDPRAEFDFIGGEKQGLERMKAFWGRKYKTFKQSDSSRFSPWFSSGCLSPRKVFEEILLLNDKKYSQILQNQLLTREYCQLLAIKYGNKIFQLEGINGNNIKFKTNYESYTNWKDGTTEHPIVNAIMKELYFTGYISYLHRHLTAVYFCHILKLDWRWGAAWFEANLIDYDPASNWINWMKIGTQKEQLDKEIFKEKFQSAFENRQYINIWSKN; this is encoded by the coding sequence ATGCCTCAACAACGAATAATCTACTGGTTCAGAAATGATTTAAGACTACATGACCAACCTATATTAAATTCATTACCTAAAGACACTTCATTACTTCCAATTTATTGCTTTGACCCAAGACATTACGCCCTTACTTCTCATGGCTATCTTAAAACTGGTATATTCAGAGCACAATTTATTTTGGAATCTGTTTGGGAACTAAAAGAAAGCCTTCTTATGGCTGGAAGTGACCTTTACATTGCTATTGGAAAACCCGAAGAAGTTATTCCCGAAATCCTCCATACTTGGCAAGCAGATATTATCTACACCCAAAAAGAATATACCGAAGAAGAAATCATCGTAGAAAACAACCTGAAAGATAAAATGACGGAGGATAATCTACACACACAACTAGAATTCCTTCATCAAAAAACATTATTTTCCAATTCAACTATAAATACACTTCTTAGCGATTTACCTACATCACTAGAAGACTTTATTGATAAAGTGAATAATGATACTATATTAATTCAGAAGGCTATAGAAGCCCCTGAAAACCTCCCACAAATCCCATTACAATACGCATATTCAGATCTTCCCGAGCTAGAAGGTTTTGGATTATTTCCTCAATCTCCAGATCCTAGAGCTGAGTTTGATTTCATTGGGGGAGAAAAACAAGGTTTAGAAAGAATGAAGGCATTTTGGGGTAGAAAATATAAGACATTTAAACAAAGTGATAGTTCTAGGTTTTCTCCATGGTTTTCTTCTGGTTGTCTATCTCCTCGAAAAGTCTTTGAAGAAATATTATTATTGAATGATAAAAAGTACAGTCAAATCCTCCAAAATCAATTACTAACTCGTGAGTACTGTCAATTGCTCGCAATAAAATATGGAAACAAAATATTCCAACTTGAAGGCATAAATGGGAATAATATAAAGTTTAAAACTAACTACGAATCTTATACAAATTGGAAAGATGGTACAACAGAGCACCCTATCGTTAATGCCATAATGAAAGAACTGTATTTTACTGGCTACATTTCTTACCTACACAGGCATCTAACAGCTGTCTATTTCTGTCATATTCTAAAACTAGATTGGCGTTGGGGAGCAGCTTGGTTTGAGGCTAATTTGATTGATTATGATCCTGCGTCTAATTGGATTAATTGGATGAAAATAGGAACTCAGAAAGAACAATTAGATAAAGAAATTTTCAAAGAGAAATTTCAAAGTGCTTTTGAAAATAGACAATACATCAATATTTGGTCGAAAAACTAG